A single region of the Marinobacter salinus genome encodes:
- the nfuA gene encoding Fe-S biogenesis protein NfuA, producing MALVTVTDPARDYLAQLIEKQDVEGMGVRIFVTQPGTKNAETCLAYCPPNEVVPTDEQLDMGKFTLFLDHNSVPFLEEAYVDYSKDQMGGQLTIKAPNAKVPKIDDDAPLPDRVNYILASEINPNLAAHGGEVSLVEIVDESVAVLRFGGGCQGCSAVSLTLKQGVESTLKERVPEISAVRDVTDHTNTENAYYQ from the coding sequence ATGGCATTGGTTACTGTGACAGATCCCGCACGGGATTATCTTGCACAACTTATCGAAAAGCAGGACGTTGAGGGCATGGGCGTACGCATTTTCGTCACCCAGCCCGGTACAAAGAACGCCGAAACCTGTTTGGCCTATTGCCCGCCCAACGAAGTTGTTCCCACGGATGAGCAGCTGGACATGGGCAAATTCACCTTATTTCTGGACCACAATTCTGTACCTTTCCTCGAGGAAGCGTACGTGGACTACTCGAAAGACCAGATGGGTGGCCAGCTCACAATCAAGGCACCAAACGCCAAAGTTCCAAAGATTGACGATGATGCGCCGTTGCCGGATCGGGTTAACTATATTCTGGCTTCGGAGATCAACCCGAACCTCGCGGCGCACGGTGGCGAGGTATCCCTCGTTGAGATTGTGGATGAATCCGTTGCCGTTCTCCGATTCGGTGGTGGTTGTCAGGGGTGCTCGGCAGTCAGTCTCACGCTCAAGCAGGGTGTCGAGTCAACTCTGAAAGAGCGAGTGCCGGAGATCTCGGCCGTTCGTGATGTTACTGACCACACGAACACGGAAAACGCCTACTACCAGTAA
- a CDS encoding DUF445 domain-containing protein encodes MFDVAFLSVPIMAAGVGWFTNWLAIQMSFYPVQFIGIGIIGWQGVIPRKAEKMAHICIDRTLQHFGDLNAVYRKLEPQKIVEQVISQVTPRLDEYIDEVMYEIQPVLWDNLPLFVKSRIYQWARDQLPSRVEELVDDFGDDLDDLVDLKALLSRELEHHPDLMNRIFKQAGAVELKSVINRGAIVGGILGALLAPLWSQYPEPWLLPAGGFMIGFITNWIAINLIFSPVRPRQVMFWKVQGLFLRRQPEISDVWARLVAEELITVEKVADAMVNGRHGDRTRAIIQKHLRPLLDNSVVMKLTAQVTVGMTGYTELKKAMNQKAVLATRDVFSDPAFNRERAPVVAEVLSGQMKALGPREFQDILRPAFREEEVQLMFVGGIFGAMAGAIQFFVLAGPAF; translated from the coding sequence TTGTTCGACGTAGCATTTCTGTCTGTGCCCATTATGGCGGCCGGCGTTGGATGGTTTACCAACTGGCTCGCTATCCAGATGTCCTTTTACCCCGTTCAGTTCATAGGGATTGGCATTATTGGCTGGCAGGGAGTGATACCCCGGAAAGCCGAGAAAATGGCCCATATCTGTATTGACCGGACCTTACAGCACTTCGGCGATCTGAACGCTGTCTATCGGAAACTCGAGCCTCAGAAGATTGTCGAGCAGGTTATTTCCCAGGTAACCCCCAGGCTGGACGAGTACATTGATGAAGTAATGTATGAGATTCAGCCCGTACTCTGGGATAACCTGCCGCTCTTTGTGAAAAGCAGGATATACCAGTGGGCGAGGGACCAACTGCCATCACGCGTTGAGGAGTTGGTAGACGACTTCGGTGACGACCTTGACGACCTGGTCGATCTGAAAGCTTTGTTGAGCCGCGAGCTGGAGCATCACCCGGATCTGATGAACCGTATTTTTAAGCAGGCCGGCGCGGTAGAGCTGAAGTCGGTTATCAATCGGGGTGCCATTGTCGGAGGAATTCTGGGTGCATTGTTGGCACCGTTATGGAGCCAGTATCCTGAGCCCTGGCTGCTTCCGGCGGGTGGCTTTATGATTGGATTTATCACTAACTGGATTGCCATTAACCTCATTTTTTCGCCCGTAAGGCCAAGACAAGTAATGTTCTGGAAGGTCCAGGGGTTGTTCCTGCGCAGGCAGCCTGAAATCAGTGATGTGTGGGCGAGGCTCGTTGCGGAAGAACTGATTACCGTTGAAAAAGTCGCCGATGCAATGGTCAATGGCCGTCACGGGGACAGGACCCGCGCCATTATCCAAAAACATTTGCGGCCTTTGCTGGATAATTCCGTTGTTATGAAGCTGACGGCGCAAGTGACCGTTGGCATGACAGGTTACACCGAACTCAAAAAGGCGATGAACCAGAAAGCGGTCCTGGCCACACGGGACGTATTCAGCGATCCCGCTTTCAACCGGGAGCGCGCGCCGGTGGTTGCCGAGGTACTTTCCGGGCAGATGAAAGCGCTCGGCCCCCGGGAATTCCAGGATATCCTCCGGCCGGCTTTTCGGGAAGAGGAGGTCCAGTTGATGTTCGTGGGCGGCATTTTTGGTGCCATGGCCGGAGCCATTCAGTTTTTCGTGTTGGCTGGCCCGGCGTTTTGA
- a CDS encoding DsrE family protein yields MTMLLIVDQAPYGTWAGREALDMAFSMAAFDQPITLLFTGAGVNWLRQGQDASAIQQKSVEKNLSAAPVFGIEAILADRASCVRYGLNAGDLPQGVALATVNADLLANYAAAAFSG; encoded by the coding sequence ATGACTATGCTGCTAATCGTTGATCAGGCTCCCTATGGCACCTGGGCGGGCCGTGAAGCGCTCGACATGGCATTTTCAATGGCAGCCTTTGACCAGCCCATCACGCTCCTCTTTACAGGTGCTGGCGTTAACTGGCTGCGCCAGGGGCAGGATGCGTCGGCCATTCAGCAAAAGTCGGTTGAAAAAAACCTTTCGGCAGCGCCGGTGTTTGGCATTGAGGCCATTCTGGCGGATCGTGCGTCATGCGTGCGCTATGGCCTCAATGCCGGGGATTTGCCTCAAGGCGTTGCCCTGGCAACGGTCAATGCGGATCTTCTGGCTAACTATGCGGCGGCTGCTTTTTCCGGCTAA
- a CDS encoding DUF934 domain-containing protein, with translation MPNVIYRDGSIRQDNWILVARPAEGESLDIPHQPALIPADLWLAGYEHFTGRDDIGVWFDSHDEPEILGGKVNELPVIAVNFPKFSDGRGYSIARLLRERFGFANELRAVGDVLLDQLQFMKRCGFDTYALRPDKDINKAARCLNFFSQGYQAATDTHVPLFRRRAS, from the coding sequence ATGCCTAACGTTATTTATCGGGATGGCAGCATCCGCCAGGATAACTGGATTCTCGTGGCCCGACCGGCTGAAGGGGAGTCTCTTGACATCCCGCACCAGCCTGCCCTGATTCCGGCTGACCTTTGGTTGGCCGGTTATGAGCACTTTACCGGGCGAGACGACATCGGCGTATGGTTTGACAGCCATGACGAGCCAGAAATACTGGGAGGAAAGGTAAATGAATTGCCGGTTATCGCGGTCAACTTTCCGAAGTTCAGTGATGGCCGTGGCTACAGTATCGCCCGGCTCCTCCGGGAGCGCTTCGGCTTCGCTAACGAGCTTCGGGCGGTTGGTGACGTGTTGTTGGATCAACTCCAGTTCATGAAACGCTGCGGGTTCGATACCTACGCACTGCGCCCGGATAAGGACATCAACAAGGCCGCCCGTTGTCTGAACTTTTTCAGCCAGGGTTATCAGGCTGCTACCGACACGCACGTCCCGCTTTTCCGGCGCAGGGCTTCCTGA
- a CDS encoding TusE/DsrC/DsvC family sulfur relay protein — translation MTEIEHPERNSEGFLEDAWAWSPSIAERIAAEDNLALSEQHWEIIGLLRDFYVKHEISPPSNRLFVKAVKEAMGEEKGNSIYLMQLFPGTPAKTACRIAGLPRPTNCL, via the coding sequence ATGACCGAAATCGAACATCCCGAACGAAATAGCGAGGGCTTCCTGGAGGACGCCTGGGCGTGGAGCCCGTCTATAGCAGAACGGATCGCCGCGGAAGATAACCTGGCGCTAAGCGAACAACATTGGGAAATCATCGGATTGCTGAGAGATTTTTACGTAAAACATGAAATATCTCCGCCTTCGAACCGGCTTTTTGTCAAAGCAGTCAAAGAGGCTATGGGCGAAGAAAAAGGCAATAGCATCTATCTGATGCAGCTCTTTCCGGGTACGCCGGCCAAAACTGCGTGCCGGATCGCCGGGCTCCCTCGGCCAACAAACTGCCTCTGA
- the tusB gene encoding sulfurtransferase complex subunit TusB has protein sequence MKTFHTLHILNKPPGHPRFEVCQSMLGADDALLLTENGTLALTVSDIMKTDQVYALGADVSARGMDQGQTAVSLIGYEEMVALTLQAQQVISW, from the coding sequence ATGAAAACGTTCCATACACTGCACATCCTCAATAAGCCCCCAGGTCACCCACGCTTTGAGGTGTGCCAGAGCATGCTGGGCGCTGATGATGCCTTGCTGTTAACCGAAAACGGGACGCTTGCACTTACGGTCAGCGATATAATGAAGACCGACCAGGTGTATGCGCTTGGCGCGGATGTATCCGCCCGGGGAATGGACCAAGGCCAGACAGCGGTTTCCCTGATTGGCTATGAGGAGATGGTGGCTCTTACATTGCAGGCACAACAGGTAATCAGTTGGTAA
- a CDS encoding DUF2970 domain-containing protein: protein MTEASDTENNKNRKPKGPGVWKVLQSILAGAFGVQSDKRREEDFSSHSPWPYIIAGVLFTAGFVIGLILIVQMVLAGQ, encoded by the coding sequence ATGACGGAAGCTTCTGACACTGAGAACAATAAAAACCGGAAACCCAAGGGCCCCGGCGTTTGGAAGGTCCTGCAAAGCATTCTCGCTGGCGCATTCGGTGTGCAATCAGATAAACGCCGAGAAGAGGACTTTTCCAGCCACAGTCCCTGGCCCTACATTATTGCCGGTGTACTTTTCACGGCCGGCTTTGTAATAGGGCTGATCCTTATCGTGCAGATGGTTCTAGCCGGCCAGTAA
- the metH gene encoding methionine synthase, with protein sequence MTDRNTRLDQLHKALQERIVILDGGMGTMIQNLKLDEQAFRGDRFADYEREVQGNNDLLNLTQPALLRNIHADYLDAGADIIETNTFNSTRLSQADYGLESIAKELNVAAAKLARDIADDFTARNPNKPRFVAGAVGPTSRTASISPDVNNPGYRNVDFQTLVDNYYEAVEGLVEGGCDLILIETVFDTLNAKAAIYATQQYFEDSGVELPIMVSGTITDASGRTLSGQTTEAFWNSIAHAKPISVGLNCALGADALRPYVEELATKAETYVSAHPNAGLPNEFGEYDQTPEEMAEIIEGFARDGFLNIIGGCCGSRPDHIEAIALAVSKYPPRKIPERKKALRLSGLEPFTGDENTLFINVGERTNVTGSKRFLRLIKEEQYEEALSVARDQVENGAQIIDINMDEGMLESKEVMVTFLNLVASEPDISRVPIMIDSSKWEVIEAGLRCTQGKPVVNSISLKEGEEEFIKRAKDCMRYGAAVVVMAFDEQGQADTYERKTQICKRSYEVLTGIGFNPADIIFDPNIFAIATGIEEHNNYAVDFINATRWIKENLPHASISGGVSNVSFSFRGNDVVREAIHSVFLYHAIKAGMNMGIVNPGQLVIYDEIDPELKELVEDVVLNRRDDSTDRLLEIAERFKGKGGKTQEEDLAWREWPVEKRLEHALVKGITSYILEDTEACRLNAEHPIEVIEGPLMDGMNVVGDLFGDGKMFLPQVVKSARVMKQAVAHLIPFIEAEKTEDQKAKGKILMATVKGDVHDIGKNIVGVVLQCNNYEVIDMGVMVPCDKILDTAIKENVDIIGLSGLITPSLDEMVHVAKEMQRLDFNIPLMIGGATTSKAHTAVKIEPQYKNDIALYVSDASRCVNVASQLLSKTAKPALVEAARNEYDEIRERRKNRGDRTKLVSLKEARARAPEIEFESYEPPKPAFTGIKVFEEYDLNELADYIDWTPFFISWDISGKYPAIFDDPKRGEAARNLFDDAQTILRRMIDEKRVTARAVIGFWPANRRGDDIVVYKDESRTEELTVLHHLRQQDEKAPGKPMMALSDFVAPEGSGPCDYVGGFAVTTGVGAEEFSLEFKDQHDDYNAIMVKALADRLAEAFAERMHERVRQEFWGYAPNEKLGTDDLIKERYRGIRPAPGYPACPDHTEKATLFSLLDATGTTGIELTEHFAMFPTAAVSGWYFAHPDSKYFAVGKIGADQVEDYAERKGISKAEAERWLAPSLAYDPAE encoded by the coding sequence ATGACCGATCGCAACACCCGTCTGGATCAGCTCCACAAGGCTCTGCAGGAGCGCATTGTTATTCTTGATGGTGGCATGGGCACCATGATCCAGAACCTGAAGCTGGATGAACAGGCATTCCGTGGCGATCGATTTGCGGACTACGAACGCGAAGTTCAGGGCAACAATGATTTGCTCAACCTCACGCAACCGGCACTCCTCCGCAATATTCATGCGGACTATCTGGATGCGGGCGCGGATATCATCGAAACCAATACATTCAACTCCACTCGCCTGTCACAGGCCGATTACGGACTGGAGTCAATCGCGAAAGAGCTGAATGTCGCAGCAGCCAAGCTGGCCCGAGATATTGCCGATGATTTCACCGCCAGGAACCCGAACAAACCAAGGTTCGTCGCGGGCGCTGTCGGGCCGACCTCCCGAACAGCCTCTATTTCTCCGGACGTTAACAATCCCGGTTACCGGAACGTCGACTTCCAGACTCTCGTCGACAACTACTATGAAGCGGTAGAAGGCCTGGTGGAAGGCGGATGCGACCTTATCCTGATTGAAACTGTCTTTGACACCCTGAATGCCAAGGCGGCCATTTACGCCACACAACAGTATTTCGAAGACAGCGGCGTTGAGCTTCCGATCATGGTTTCCGGAACCATCACCGATGCCTCGGGGCGAACCCTGTCTGGTCAGACAACAGAGGCTTTCTGGAACTCCATTGCTCATGCCAAGCCGATTTCCGTCGGCCTGAACTGCGCCCTTGGTGCAGACGCTCTGCGCCCATATGTTGAGGAGCTGGCCACCAAGGCCGAGACCTATGTCAGCGCCCACCCGAACGCCGGCCTGCCAAACGAGTTTGGCGAATATGACCAGACACCCGAGGAAATGGCGGAAATTATTGAAGGCTTCGCCCGAGATGGCTTCCTTAACATTATTGGCGGCTGTTGTGGTTCCCGTCCGGATCACATCGAAGCCATCGCCCTGGCGGTTTCGAAATACCCTCCCCGCAAGATTCCGGAGCGTAAAAAAGCGCTTCGCCTTTCCGGCCTGGAGCCGTTCACCGGCGATGAGAACACCCTTTTTATCAACGTCGGTGAACGCACCAACGTGACCGGCTCCAAGCGCTTCCTTCGCCTGATCAAGGAAGAGCAGTATGAAGAAGCATTGAGTGTCGCGCGGGACCAAGTGGAAAACGGCGCTCAGATCATCGACATCAACATGGACGAGGGCATGCTGGAGTCCAAGGAGGTGATGGTTACATTCCTGAACCTGGTCGCCTCCGAGCCCGACATTTCCCGCGTTCCCATCATGATTGATTCTTCGAAATGGGAAGTCATCGAAGCAGGTTTACGCTGTACCCAGGGCAAACCGGTGGTGAACTCCATCAGTCTGAAAGAAGGCGAAGAAGAGTTTATTAAACGGGCAAAAGACTGCATGCGCTACGGCGCTGCGGTTGTCGTCATGGCCTTCGACGAACAGGGCCAGGCAGACACCTACGAGCGCAAGACCCAGATTTGCAAGCGCTCATACGAGGTTCTGACAGGCATCGGCTTCAACCCTGCCGATATTATTTTTGATCCGAACATCTTTGCCATTGCGACGGGCATCGAGGAACACAATAACTACGCTGTAGACTTCATCAATGCGACCCGCTGGATCAAAGAAAACCTGCCACATGCCTCTATTTCGGGCGGTGTGAGTAACGTTTCCTTCTCATTCCGTGGTAACGATGTGGTACGCGAGGCGATCCATTCCGTGTTCCTTTATCACGCCATCAAGGCCGGCATGAACATGGGTATTGTAAACCCCGGCCAACTGGTGATTTACGACGAAATTGACCCGGAGCTGAAGGAACTGGTCGAGGACGTGGTTCTGAACCGTCGTGATGATTCAACGGACCGACTTCTGGAGATTGCCGAACGCTTCAAAGGTAAAGGTGGCAAAACCCAGGAGGAAGACCTCGCCTGGCGCGAATGGCCGGTGGAAAAAAGGCTCGAACATGCCCTGGTCAAAGGCATTACCAGCTATATCCTGGAGGATACGGAAGCTTGCCGGCTCAATGCAGAACACCCGATAGAAGTCATCGAAGGTCCGCTGATGGACGGCATGAACGTAGTCGGTGACCTGTTCGGGGATGGCAAGATGTTCCTTCCCCAAGTGGTCAAGAGCGCCCGGGTCATGAAGCAGGCGGTCGCACATCTGATTCCGTTCATAGAAGCGGAAAAAACCGAAGACCAGAAGGCCAAGGGCAAAATCCTGATGGCCACGGTCAAGGGGGATGTACACGATATCGGTAAAAACATTGTTGGCGTTGTCCTTCAGTGCAACAACTACGAGGTTATCGACATGGGCGTTATGGTGCCCTGCGACAAGATCCTCGATACAGCAATCAAGGAAAACGTCGATATCATCGGGCTCAGCGGCCTGATAACACCTTCTCTTGATGAGATGGTTCACGTCGCCAAAGAGATGCAGCGCCTCGATTTCAACATCCCGCTCATGATCGGCGGTGCGACCACATCCAAGGCGCACACGGCGGTCAAGATCGAGCCACAATATAAAAATGATATTGCGCTTTATGTCTCGGATGCCTCAAGGTGCGTGAACGTGGCCTCACAGCTGCTGAGCAAAACCGCAAAACCTGCGTTGGTTGAGGCGGCCCGAAACGAATACGACGAAATCCGCGAACGCCGCAAAAACCGGGGCGACCGCACCAAACTCGTTTCGCTCAAGGAAGCCAGGGCCCGTGCGCCTGAAATAGAGTTCGAGAGTTACGAGCCGCCAAAACCGGCCTTTACCGGCATCAAGGTGTTCGAAGAGTATGACCTGAATGAACTGGCTGATTACATCGACTGGACCCCATTCTTCATTTCCTGGGACATTTCCGGAAAATACCCCGCTATCTTTGATGATCCCAAGCGCGGAGAAGCAGCGCGCAATCTATTCGACGATGCCCAGACAATCCTCCGCCGTATGATTGACGAAAAACGGGTGACGGCACGCGCGGTTATAGGCTTCTGGCCAGCCAATCGTCGGGGCGACGACATTGTCGTCTACAAAGATGAGTCGCGTACCGAGGAGCTCACGGTTCTTCATCACCTTCGACAGCAGGATGAAAAGGCTCCGGGTAAACCCATGATGGCGCTGTCTGACTTTGTCGCTCCCGAAGGCTCAGGCCCCTGTGATTACGTGGGTGGGTTTGCGGTCACCACCGGTGTGGGCGCCGAAGAGTTCTCTCTGGAATTCAAAGATCAGCACGACGATTACAACGCGATTATGGTCAAAGCGCTCGCTGACCGTCTTGCCGAGGCCTTTGCCGAGAGGATGCATGAGCGGGTCCGCCAGGAGTTCTGGGGCTATGCCCCGAATGAGAAGCTTGGCACTGACGATCTGATCAAGGAACGTTATCGTGGCATACGGCCCGCTCCGGGCTACCCCGCCTGTCCGGACCACACGGAAAAAGCCACCCTGTTCAGCCTGCTGGATGCGACTGGCACCACTGGCATTGAGCTCACAGAGCACTTTGCCATGTTTCCGACGGCGGCGGTTTCCGGCTGGTACTTTGCTCACCCGGATTCGAAATACTTTGCGGTCGGCAAGATTGGCGCAGATCAGGTTGAGGACTACGCTGAACGCAAAGGCATCTCGAAAGCCGAAGCGGAACGCTGGCTCGCACCCAGCCTCGCTTATGACCCGGCGGAGTAG
- a CDS encoding YhdH/YhfP family quinone oxidoreductase, which yields MTTNTEFKAWRVEEQDGQYVGAEKKLSTADLPEGEVLIRVSYSSLNYKDALSASGNKGVTRSFPHTPGIDAGGEVVESATGTPAVGSAVIVTGYDLGMNTDGGFGEYIRVPAAWCVPMPSGWNARTAMIYGTAGLTAGLCVQKLLTMGAKPEQGKVAVSGASGAVGSVAVELLARLGFKVVAISGKADHANELKELGAEEVVGRETLAEEKKPLVKPVFANAVDTVGGSPLAELLKQIKPGGSVSCCGLVAGPGLQTTVLPFILRGVNLLGVDSVEIPLAEKAAVWEKFSGDWACPKTEASARDIGRGDLDGALKAFLKGESSGKIVLDHSK from the coding sequence ATGACAACCAATACCGAATTCAAAGCGTGGCGTGTCGAAGAGCAAGACGGGCAATACGTCGGAGCCGAAAAAAAGCTGAGTACGGCAGATCTGCCCGAAGGTGAGGTGCTCATCCGGGTGAGCTACTCGTCCCTGAACTACAAGGATGCCCTGTCGGCATCCGGCAATAAGGGTGTTACGCGCAGTTTCCCGCATACGCCCGGCATTGACGCAGGGGGAGAAGTGGTGGAGTCGGCCACCGGAACGCCTGCGGTTGGTAGCGCTGTGATAGTGACAGGCTACGACCTGGGTATGAACACGGATGGTGGTTTTGGCGAATACATTCGTGTTCCCGCAGCCTGGTGTGTGCCTATGCCTTCCGGCTGGAACGCCAGAACAGCGATGATATATGGCACGGCAGGGCTCACAGCTGGTTTGTGTGTCCAAAAGCTTCTAACGATGGGTGCGAAGCCGGAACAGGGCAAGGTTGCCGTCTCTGGCGCTTCTGGTGCTGTTGGCAGCGTTGCGGTTGAGTTACTGGCAAGGCTGGGCTTTAAAGTGGTGGCCATCAGTGGCAAGGCCGATCATGCAAACGAGCTGAAAGAGCTTGGTGCAGAGGAAGTGGTCGGTCGCGAAACCCTGGCAGAGGAAAAGAAGCCACTGGTTAAACCGGTCTTCGCCAACGCGGTGGATACCGTAGGTGGCTCGCCATTGGCTGAGCTGCTCAAGCAGATCAAGCCAGGCGGCTCCGTATCCTGTTGCGGTCTTGTGGCGGGCCCTGGGCTCCAGACCACAGTGCTGCCATTTATCCTGCGTGGGGTAAATCTGCTCGGCGTCGACTCGGTAGAAATCCCGTTGGCCGAAAAAGCAGCGGTCTGGGAAAAGTTTTCCGGTGACTGGGCATGCCCGAAAACCGAGGCTTCAGCTCGTGATATCGGTCGGGGAGACCTGGATGGGGCACTGAAGGCGTTTTTGAAAGGCGAATCGTCCGGGAAGATCGTGTTGGACCACTCCAAGTAA
- a CDS encoding nitrite/sulfite reductase encodes MYVYDDHDRQIAAERVAQFRDQTERALTGELAEEEFLPLRLQNGLYVQRLAPMLRIAVPYGMMRAEQLRRLARITRDYDKGYAHFTTRQNVQLNWPALEDVPDILAELAEVEMHANQTSGNCIRNTTTDQFSGAQSDEIADPRPYCEIIRQWSTFHPEFAFLPRKFKVAVNASEKTDRAAIQVHDIGLQLVRDESGALGFRVHVGGGLGRTPMVGPVIREFLPELDLLTYLEAVLRVYNRYGRRDNKFKARIKILVKALTPEGFAEKVEAEWAHIKDSPTRLTPEAIQRIQAYFTEPDYALLDNATELLAEQRFENRAFDQWLTHNVDTHKKPGYAIVTLTMKKTGTPPGDVTDRQLEHIADLADEFSFGEIRVTHQQNVVLADVRQDRLLELWQTIVPIGFGTANLNTLTDVICCPGGDYCALANAKSIPVAEAIQRRFDNLDYLYDLGDIDLNISGCMNACGHHHVGNIGVLGVDKKGEEFYQISLGGSSHHDASIGKILGPSFAREDMPDVVAKIIDVYVDKRTGEETFLDTYRRVGIVPFKERVYA; translated from the coding sequence ATGTACGTATACGACGATCACGATCGGCAAATCGCCGCCGAGCGGGTTGCCCAATTCCGGGACCAGACCGAACGTGCTCTGACCGGCGAGCTGGCTGAGGAGGAGTTTCTTCCACTTCGTCTACAGAATGGCCTCTATGTTCAGCGTCTTGCCCCAATGCTGAGAATTGCCGTGCCCTACGGCATGATGCGCGCTGAACAGCTTCGCCGCCTGGCACGAATTACCCGAGATTACGACAAGGGTTATGCGCACTTCACCACCCGCCAGAATGTTCAGCTGAACTGGCCCGCACTCGAGGATGTGCCTGATATTCTCGCGGAACTGGCTGAAGTCGAAATGCACGCTAATCAGACCAGTGGTAACTGCATCCGCAACACTACAACGGATCAGTTTTCAGGCGCTCAATCAGACGAAATAGCAGACCCGCGCCCCTATTGCGAGATTATCCGTCAGTGGTCCACTTTCCACCCGGAATTTGCCTTCCTGCCCCGGAAATTCAAAGTAGCCGTAAATGCCTCGGAGAAAACCGACCGGGCAGCTATTCAGGTTCATGATATTGGCTTGCAGCTGGTTCGGGATGAGTCCGGCGCGCTTGGTTTCCGGGTTCATGTCGGAGGCGGCCTTGGCCGCACACCGATGGTTGGCCCAGTGATTCGCGAATTTTTGCCTGAACTGGACTTGCTCACCTACCTCGAGGCGGTGCTTCGGGTTTACAACCGCTACGGACGACGCGACAACAAGTTCAAGGCGCGCATCAAGATTCTGGTGAAGGCTTTAACACCGGAAGGCTTTGCAGAAAAGGTTGAAGCTGAGTGGGCGCACATCAAGGACTCACCAACCCGCCTGACCCCCGAAGCGATCCAACGCATCCAGGCCTATTTCACCGAGCCTGATTATGCCTTACTTGATAACGCAACCGAGCTTCTGGCTGAGCAGCGTTTCGAAAACCGGGCATTTGACCAGTGGCTTACCCACAACGTGGACACCCATAAGAAACCCGGTTATGCCATTGTTACCCTGACCATGAAAAAGACTGGTACGCCACCTGGTGATGTTACTGATCGCCAGCTTGAGCACATTGCCGACCTGGCCGATGAGTTCAGTTTTGGTGAGATACGTGTGACGCACCAGCAGAATGTGGTGCTGGCTGATGTTCGGCAAGATCGGCTGCTGGAGCTCTGGCAGACAATAGTTCCAATCGGCTTTGGCACCGCCAACCTTAACACCCTGACGGATGTAATTTGCTGCCCGGGTGGCGATTACTGCGCCCTGGCCAACGCCAAATCCATACCGGTAGCAGAAGCTATTCAGCGAAGATTTGATAACCTGGATTATCTTTATGATCTGGGAGACATCGACCTCAATATTTCCGGTTGCATGAACGCCTGTGGCCATCATCACGTCGGTAACATCGGAGTATTGGGCGTGGATAAAAAAGGCGAGGAGTTCTACCAGATCAGTCTTGGCGGATCCTCCCACCATGATGCCTCAATCGGCAAAATACTGGGTCCCTCTTTTGCGCGGGAAGATATGCCTGACGTGGTCGCCAAGATCATTGACGTCTACGTCGACAAACGCACCGGGGAAGAGACCTTCCTCGACACATATCGTCGCGTAGGAATTGTCCCCTTTAAGGAGCGTGTTTATGCCTAA
- the tusD gene encoding sulfurtransferase complex subunit TusD has protein sequence MTDLKAESFTLVITGAPYSSQAPQTALAFAKAALEQGHRIDRVFLYGDGVYLASALVAPPSDETHWPRAWSGFLEEHAVPGIACIASALRRGLVDESEKQRYELAAANLLPPFVLAGLGEWVEGNIKSSRTLYFHAGN, from the coding sequence ATGACCGACTTGAAAGCAGAATCGTTTACCCTTGTTATTACTGGCGCTCCTTACTCTTCCCAGGCCCCTCAGACCGCCCTGGCGTTTGCCAAGGCTGCGCTTGAACAAGGCCACAGAATTGACCGGGTATTTCTTTATGGCGATGGTGTTTACCTGGCCTCCGCACTGGTCGCACCTCCTTCAGATGAGACCCATTGGCCAAGAGCCTGGAGCGGGTTCCTTGAGGAGCATGCAGTGCCTGGTATCGCCTGTATTGCGTCCGCATTACGCCGTGGGTTAGTCGACGAGAGCGAAAAACAGCGTTATGAACTCGCCGCCGCCAATCTCCTGCCTCCGTTCGTTCTGGCCGGACTCGGCGAATGGGTAGAGGGCAATATCAAATCCTCAAGAACACTCTATTTTCACGCAGGCAACTGA